In Necator americanus strain Aroian chromosome IV, whole genome shotgun sequence, the following proteins share a genomic window:
- a CDS encoding hypothetical protein (NECATOR_CHRIV.G16827.T1), which translates to MTRRGYQHFAPPSEVATENRLRFFGHILRRPPDRLVQRVLRVCRTQAGRGLLAEDGSCSEVAKRSAVAATSMVRNRPGADQRFDPSEVNKLEADVSRRIQTQLDLTQRLTPR; encoded by the exons ATGACGCGTAGAGGatatcaacattttgcacCGCCATCCGAAGTGGCTACAGAGAaccgtcttcgcttttttggtcatatattaaggagaccacCAGATCGCCTCGTTCAACGAGTTCTAAGGGTTTGTCGGACtcaagctggaagaggtcTCTTGGCAGAAGAT gGTAGTTGTAGCGAAGTCGccaagaggtccgctgtggccgcaACGTCGATGGTACGTAATCGCCCTGGCGCTGACCAACGCTTTGATCCCTCCGAGGTCAATAAACTGGAAGCAGACGTGTCTAGGAGGATACAAACACAACTCGACTTGACACAACGACTAACCCCCCGCTAG